The window CGGACGGCGCCGTCACCTATGGCTAGGGTTCAGAGCTGCGGAAGGGGATGGGGAAACTGATGCAATCCCTATAATATATAGGGATTTCGGCAGGGAACAGATCGAGCGAGACTTGCGGTCTTCGGAGAGGAAGGTATCATCCACGCCGCGATTTTTGGAGACGAGATTTGGGAGGCGGCAAGGACGCATCCCTTCCGCGCTTCGTTGATTTTGGAGGAGGCACAGGCCGGGGCCGCCGACCAGTTTTAGCACGTTTAGGGGCTTCGGTTGCTCGGTTAGTTCGGTTGATAGAGGGCCACGACCGAAATCACCGAACAAAGTTCGGTTTTCCACCAACGCTAACCGAGCATGGTACCGAGAATTTTGGTGTCGGTCAGTTCGGCTTCGGTGCAGGTTAATATGGTTTGGTTGATCGGTTCTCGGTTTATATGCCCACCCCTAGTCAAACCTATTGACATATGGCCAGAGAATATTCATGCAtggaaaaatatcctaaaaattcaaaaaCAGTTTGCGACTTACaaatagtttattcattcataaaatATTGGTTGACTCAAAAAATGCGTGCATTTTAAGAAAATTTAGTTAAATcaaaaaaatgttcttgaattAAAATTTTGTTCCATCAATTTCCAAAACAATGTTCGTCCATTCTAGAAATGTTCGTCCATTCAAGTAAATTGttaaattttttttttgcaaatagtataaaattTTCATGAATTCAGAAAATGTTCTTGGTTTTAGAAAATGTGTGAAAATTTGTAAAAGTGtttatgaatttgaaaattgttcatgatttcaaatatgTTCACGAGTTTAAAAACAAGTTCATGATTTCAAGAAATTGAGTGATAGTTATCTCGGCGATGCAGCAAAACGTGAGCATAACCATTGAAGATTATGATTTGTTTTTTCTTCCATTAGAACGCACTGGCCCTTTTTCTAGTGAATACATAAAAATATGGCTGATTCGAAGACCCACCACGTACGTACGTTCCGGATAGAGAACGACCATACACGTTCAGCAACTCTCCAAATTCAGAAGAAGGCACGCATATCCTATCCCATGGATTTGGATGCGCCGAGACGAAGTTTGTCGCGTTTCTCACCGCACATAGTCTCGCAAATTTCGTCGCCATTAATTTTGCACACGTGCAAATGACGCCAAGCAAGTGTATGCAGCTGAGATGTTAATGAATGCCATCCATCTCCCAACCTCTAACGCTCTCTTGCCACCAACCGGCCGCCCTAGCTACGTGTCCACGTTGCCTACTCCACGTAATACATCGTCTTGCCGACGAAGCTCCTATGGAGTCATCGAGGAGATCGAGGAGAGCTCCCCCATCTCATCCAAGCTGGCCTCCACTGGCCTCTCCCGCCTATATATACATTCGCTTCGCATCTTCATCTCATCCATCACACAACACACAACCTAGCTAGCTACTGCAAGGTACTTGTACTTGCTGCTGATCAATCTTGCACACCCAGTTGAAGGTCGGCCAGACGAGGGTGTCTGTCAAGCATGGCGTCCAAATGTCTCATTGTGGTTGCTGTCCTTCTTGCTGGGGCTTTCCTCGTGGCCACAGCTGAACAAACTCGTGCGCACTAGTTTTCAACTGATTCATCATTAGGCTAATTAAGAAACCTGCTGCTACTGCAACTAATTACATGCATACCGTTTCTGTTCATGCAGAGGCCAACAAGGAAGACACCGAGCCCGGTGTTCAGGGCGGCTACCCTGGACACgacggaggcggtggcggcggttaTCCTGGAcacggaggaggcggtggcggcgggtaCCCTGGACACggtgggggtggcggcggcggctgcagtcACCGATGCTGCGGGCACGGCGGCTGTCACTGCTGCGCCGGCCCCGACGAGATCCCGGAGTCCAAGTATCGGGCGGACGTCCGCAACTAAGTGCCGGATGCAGCAGCGTGCATGCGTAGTATAGACGTACTACCGTTGCTCGTTGCACGCACGTAGTAACTACTCGTATCCATGGTCAATAAGAAGGTAGTGGATGTGTATGTATGTACATATACGTACACATTGCACTGTTATCCTGATCCAAAACCAGGACCCCGTTATGGTCGTGTTTTTGTTTACCCTGTAAGACTTGTCTTTGTTGCTCAATATGCAGGCAACTCTCGTGCGTGCATGTTATAACAAAATCTCAGGGCTTCTTATCTTAGTTAAAGTTCCTTAACAACAACTCAAAAAA is drawn from Triticum dicoccoides isolate Atlit2015 ecotype Zavitan chromosome 6B, WEW_v2.0, whole genome shotgun sequence and contains these coding sequences:
- the LOC119326459 gene encoding glycine-rich cell wall structural protein-like, translating into MASKCLIVVAVLLAGAFLVATAEQTQANKEDTEPGVQGGYPGHDGGGGGGYPGHGGGGGGGYPGHGGGGGGGCSHRCCGHGGCHCCAGPDEIPESKYRADVRN